A genomic segment from Luteolibacter ambystomatis encodes:
- a CDS encoding DUF2334 domain-containing protein — protein sequence MPEIHDVHPGMERELDLLLNAFPEAARPMAMMLVVPDWSGSFPLDRHPGFVRRLKEFPGRKVLHGYTHTLGRNLFNTLFYGTENHSEFASLSPAVAKERLARSKALFTEAFGEEPSWFCAPRWEQNAAAREALGELGFEGFMLSGRYETLSGQKVEIPAVCFDDGDLGWRHAVNRAIRRGQFRRWLADGTTFRLTLHPAELSVPETWRQVTDLMKTLQDEGWQPLEFSETWFS from the coding sequence GTGCCCGAGATCCACGATGTCCATCCGGGCATGGAGCGGGAACTCGATCTGCTGCTGAATGCATTCCCGGAAGCCGCGCGTCCGATGGCGATGATGCTGGTGGTGCCGGACTGGTCGGGAAGCTTTCCGCTCGACCGGCATCCGGGATTCGTCCGGCGGCTGAAGGAATTTCCGGGGCGCAAGGTGCTCCACGGCTACACCCACACGCTGGGGCGGAATCTCTTCAACACGCTCTTCTACGGCACCGAAAATCATTCGGAGTTTGCTTCGCTCTCTCCGGCGGTGGCGAAGGAACGCCTTGCGCGGTCGAAGGCGCTTTTTACGGAAGCCTTTGGTGAGGAGCCTTCGTGGTTCTGCGCTCCCCGGTGGGAGCAGAATGCCGCCGCGCGCGAAGCATTGGGTGAACTGGGCTTCGAGGGTTTCATGCTGTCCGGGCGCTATGAAACCCTGTCCGGACAAAAGGTGGAAATACCCGCCGTATGTTTCGATGACGGAGACTTGGGATGGCGGCATGCCGTGAACCGGGCGATCCGCCGTGGTCAATTCCGCCGCTGGCTGGCGGATGGCACCACCTTCCGGCTGACCCTTCATCCCGCCGAATTGTCCGTGCCGGAAACCTGGCGCCAGGTGACCGACCTGATGAAGACCCTTCAGGACGAGGGCTGGCAGCCGCTTGAATTCAGCGAAACGTGGTTCTCATGA
- a CDS encoding glycosyltransferase: MNADPRVSIVVASYNEAGSIAACVRSFAAQRCDGGFEIIIVDDRSTDETGEILASLNLDLLRVIRIDRFEHAVLTSRQVALDTGFREARGEILVVTDADAIVPEDWVAGLCARLDETRADLVGGPVRFAARSDGGNRSNALMQTVDGMFYIGVCSVLNRLGFNSGFVFGNCAFRKDAYFKIGGYEAMGFGLTEDLVFGRALRKAGGRIAFVAQPAVSVRACSSWRVLLDRAQRISAGGCSALSVLLGVWMLLWVITAVGAMIAPAWFLIPFVIRWLAGAAFVAWWLARGGLWRLLPAALIFEPAAILTGLAVMWRGRRVKRVEWGGLTYDR; this comes from the coding sequence ATGAATGCCGATCCGCGGGTTTCCATCGTGGTGGCTTCTTATAACGAAGCCGGGAGCATCGCCGCCTGCGTTCGTTCGTTTGCAGCCCAGCGTTGTGATGGAGGTTTCGAGATCATCATCGTGGATGACCGCAGCACCGACGAAACCGGTGAAATCCTCGCCTCCCTGAATCTCGATCTGCTGCGGGTGATCCGAATTGATCGCTTCGAGCATGCGGTACTGACTTCGCGACAGGTGGCGCTCGATACCGGTTTTCGCGAAGCGCGCGGAGAGATCCTGGTGGTCACGGATGCGGATGCGATCGTGCCGGAGGATTGGGTCGCGGGATTGTGCGCGAGGCTGGATGAAACTAGAGCGGACTTGGTTGGCGGTCCTGTGCGCTTTGCCGCCCGGTCGGACGGGGGCAACCGGTCGAACGCGCTCATGCAGACGGTGGACGGAATGTTTTACATCGGCGTCTGTTCGGTGCTCAACCGGCTTGGATTCAACTCGGGCTTCGTCTTCGGCAACTGCGCGTTCCGGAAGGACGCCTACTTCAAGATCGGCGGCTATGAGGCGATGGGCTTCGGGCTGACCGAGGATCTGGTGTTCGGGAGAGCGTTGAGAAAAGCCGGTGGTCGTATCGCGTTCGTGGCACAGCCAGCGGTTTCCGTCCGGGCTTGTAGCTCCTGGCGGGTGCTGCTGGATCGTGCCCAGCGTATCAGTGCGGGCGGCTGTTCCGCGCTGTCGGTATTGCTGGGAGTCTGGATGCTGCTGTGGGTGATCACCGCCGTGGGCGCGATGATTGCGCCCGCATGGTTTTTGATCCCGTTTGTCATCCGCTGGCTGGCGGGGGCCGCATTTGTCGCCTGGTGGCTGGCGCGCGGCGGTTTGTGGAGATTGCTTCCCGCGGCGTTGATCTTTGAACCGGCGGCGATCCTGACCGGCCTCGCGGTGATGTGGCGCGGACGGAGGGTGAAACGGGTCGAGTGGGGCGGCCTGACCTACGACCGCTGA
- a CDS encoding glycosyltransferase family 32 protein: MIPRDIYVTWKNKAPETWPKWMREYLDGWQSMNPGYRFHLFDDRDCEELFESERQGVLDDLGIDIVDLYHRLDKQVEKTDLWRYVTIYTRGGLYTDADTACLEPCDHWIREEDRALVGFERFRCDHPTQYCQWTFAAEARHPFLALVLQHVAASILNVKGSDRYATLSRTGPVVFTNALIEFVEKGGHSFQEVMDKDAVVSHGLRLLRKKAFSGGHVYHRFAGTWKHWIHRPSFMWRKIHAGSSKPKHQRS, from the coding sequence GTGATCCCGCGCGACATTTACGTAACCTGGAAAAACAAAGCCCCGGAAACGTGGCCGAAGTGGATGCGCGAGTATCTCGACGGCTGGCAGAGCATGAATCCCGGCTACCGGTTCCATCTCTTCGACGACCGGGACTGCGAGGAGCTCTTCGAAAGCGAGCGCCAAGGCGTGCTGGATGATCTCGGGATCGACATCGTGGATCTCTATCACCGCCTCGACAAGCAGGTGGAGAAAACCGACCTGTGGCGCTACGTCACCATCTACACCCGCGGAGGTCTCTACACCGATGCGGACACCGCATGCCTGGAGCCCTGCGATCACTGGATCCGGGAGGAGGACCGGGCGCTGGTCGGATTCGAGCGCTTCCGCTGCGATCATCCCACGCAGTACTGCCAATGGACCTTCGCCGCGGAGGCACGGCATCCGTTCCTCGCACTCGTACTCCAACACGTGGCCGCCAGCATCCTGAATGTGAAGGGATCGGACCGCTATGCCACCCTGTCACGCACCGGCCCGGTGGTGTTCACGAATGCGTTGATCGAATTCGTGGAGAAAGGCGGCCACAGCTTCCAGGAGGTGATGGACAAGGACGCGGTGGTTTCACACGGCCTGCGCTTGCTCCGGAAAAAGGCCTTCAGCGGAGGGCACGTCTATCATCGCTTCGCCGGCACTTGGAAACACTGGATCCACCGTCCCAGCTTCATGTGGCGGAAAATCCATGCCGGCTCCAGCAAGCCGAAGCATCAGCGGTCGTAG
- a CDS encoding beta strand repeat-containing protein: MKLKKRALFVALGLILPASASTYNWQVAGTNDNWSTGGVDANWFVDAGTVLSPWVDANDAVFSAATGETVALNGTVAPTTTTVGSSNGSWTFSGTGVLGGTGTLVKNGTGTLTLANTTVNTYSGGTTISGGTLSIGTGGTGAATSTVGALGTGAVAINGGATLKLWIKNDNAATAPWTFANAINIDGGNILNEDGISTVSGAVTVGASGATFRSKWNGKALKLSGVISGAGAVTAARAADGGGEAGATVILSGASTYSGGTTVASGTLQLGDNAATDYGGTGRIVGTLTANTGTTVILAGSNVFGYNTGAKVNAVNLNGATLNHTGSADNGWGVAYTLTGATMQTTVAGGRFSFGNNTSVTTVASANASTISGQINFRENNTGNTVPFNVDDGAAATDLLVNANIQGGAVGLTKSGTGTMVLNGANTFTGPSTINAGSLVLGSGGSLASSAVTVNTGAGFQVAATGKTLPALTANGTTTLGLAARTAATTTVTGAVTFGAGAATTVNVLPLNVLQVGQVYDLVTAGSITGSSTFTTALPAGSRAAGTTAINGNKIQFTVTAGTGNLVWNDAAATGVWDLNTTANFNNGGSNDVFKVSDAVTFDDTIGAGTRNITLTGALSPAQVTVNNSSGDYTLAGAGSLTGGGALVKSGSSKLTLGSAVYGLTGAVTAGGTGTFDLGAKTITPSSLTLSGATLANGTVSSASVDVQSGTSTAVISGSGTLAKTTGGTVTLNAANTYTGGTTVSGGTLVAATGNALGTGTATINAGGTLDLDVGYGLSNTMTVNGGTVAIKRGTTFTVDAPTLVFAGTGGTVTSYAGTGDTATLQGFDVNSTDIQVNTASTGTIDSSVVISTRTYGFRFDVNGTGNLVVAGPITGTGAAAGAVEAGTMIGTDSTAIWKRGSGNLTLTGASTFTAGTSVPMTSIQDGSLTLSGGSNRLPVNSAVYLGNTANTSGKLILNGVDQTITGLAKIGTGTASAVVGASAATSTLTVNNTNDYVFSGSIGGATPTEKNIAIVKSGTGKLTLSGTNTYSGDTTVSGGILSLGAPSLGDASNLRVSDGSVLDLNFSGTDTVGKLYINGLETTAGTWGTSLSGATNKDDIHFTGTGVLNVTGLAAAAYDNWATLKGLDSGNNGKTQDPDNDGVNNFEEFAFDGDPKSGVSDGKTVVKVATVNGQSVLTLTMPIRTNAVFPGPVNPGELVSASVDGVIYHIQAGSNLVTFPFGVDQVLGSDVTSGLPANLPPLTSGWSYRSFYVPGSDPAGNPRIFMRAKVNE; the protein is encoded by the coding sequence ATGAAACTCAAGAAACGAGCTTTGTTTGTGGCCCTTGGCCTGATTCTCCCTGCTTCCGCATCCACCTACAACTGGCAGGTCGCCGGAACCAACGACAACTGGAGCACCGGTGGTGTGGATGCCAACTGGTTTGTCGATGCGGGCACTGTTCTCTCTCCATGGGTGGATGCGAATGACGCCGTCTTCAGCGCCGCCACCGGTGAGACCGTCGCATTGAACGGCACCGTGGCACCTACTACGACCACCGTAGGATCTTCCAACGGAAGCTGGACCTTCAGCGGCACCGGCGTGCTCGGCGGCACCGGCACGCTCGTCAAGAATGGCACCGGCACGCTGACACTGGCGAACACCACCGTGAACACCTACAGTGGCGGCACGACGATCAGCGGCGGTACGCTTTCGATCGGCACCGGCGGCACCGGTGCGGCCACGTCCACCGTCGGCGCGCTCGGCACGGGCGCGGTGGCGATCAACGGTGGCGCCACGCTGAAATTGTGGATCAAGAACGACAACGCTGCGACCGCTCCCTGGACCTTTGCCAATGCCATCAACATCGACGGTGGCAACATCCTGAACGAGGACGGCATCAGCACGGTTTCCGGTGCGGTCACGGTCGGGGCTTCCGGCGCGACCTTCCGCAGCAAGTGGAATGGCAAGGCGCTCAAGCTTTCCGGCGTCATCTCCGGTGCCGGCGCGGTGACCGCCGCTCGTGCTGCGGATGGCGGCGGTGAGGCGGGAGCCACCGTGATTCTTTCCGGCGCGAGCACCTATTCCGGCGGCACCACCGTCGCTTCCGGGACTCTCCAACTGGGTGACAATGCCGCCACCGACTATGGTGGCACGGGCCGCATCGTCGGCACCCTCACGGCGAACACCGGCACCACGGTGATACTCGCGGGCAGCAACGTCTTCGGCTACAACACCGGCGCCAAGGTCAATGCGGTCAACCTCAACGGCGCCACGCTCAACCACACCGGCAGCGCCGACAATGGCTGGGGGGTCGCCTACACGCTTACCGGCGCGACCATGCAGACCACCGTCGCGGGAGGCAGGTTCTCCTTCGGCAACAACACTTCGGTCACCACCGTGGCCTCCGCGAACGCTTCGACCATCTCGGGGCAGATCAATTTCCGGGAGAACAACACCGGCAACACGGTGCCCTTCAATGTGGACGATGGCGCTGCTGCCACCGATCTGCTCGTGAATGCGAATATCCAGGGCGGAGCGGTTGGTCTGACCAAGTCCGGCACCGGCACCATGGTGTTGAACGGCGCGAATACTTTCACCGGTCCGTCAACGATCAATGCAGGCTCGCTGGTGCTCGGATCCGGGGGTTCGCTGGCATCTTCCGCGGTTACGGTGAATACCGGAGCCGGGTTCCAGGTGGCCGCCACGGGGAAAACGCTTCCGGCGCTGACCGCCAATGGCACCACCACCCTTGGTCTTGCCGCGCGGACAGCCGCGACCACGACGGTGACGGGCGCCGTGACTTTCGGAGCGGGAGCCGCCACGACGGTCAACGTGCTGCCCTTGAACGTTCTCCAGGTCGGCCAGGTATATGACCTCGTCACTGCGGGGAGCATCACAGGTTCCTCCACTTTCACCACCGCGCTGCCGGCTGGTTCCCGCGCCGCCGGTACCACCGCCATCAACGGCAACAAGATCCAATTCACGGTCACAGCGGGCACGGGCAATCTGGTCTGGAACGACGCAGCCGCCACCGGCGTGTGGGATCTGAACACCACGGCAAACTTCAACAACGGTGGCTCGAACGACGTGTTCAAGGTCTCCGATGCCGTTACGTTCGATGACACCATCGGAGCAGGCACCCGGAACATCACGTTGACCGGGGCTCTCTCGCCCGCCCAGGTCACGGTCAACAATTCCTCCGGCGACTATACCCTGGCGGGTGCCGGCAGCCTCACTGGCGGCGGAGCTCTCGTGAAGAGCGGCTCATCGAAGCTCACCCTCGGCTCGGCGGTCTATGGCCTGACCGGTGCGGTTACGGCAGGTGGTACCGGCACGTTTGACCTCGGAGCCAAGACGATCACGCCCTCCTCGCTCACGCTTTCCGGTGCGACTCTCGCCAATGGCACCGTTTCCAGCGCGAGTGTCGATGTGCAGTCGGGCACGTCCACCGCGGTGATCTCCGGCTCCGGTACGCTTGCGAAGACAACGGGCGGAACGGTGACGCTGAATGCCGCGAACACCTACACCGGCGGCACCACCGTCTCGGGCGGCACATTGGTGGCCGCGACCGGAAACGCTTTGGGAACCGGTACCGCCACGATCAACGCGGGAGGCACGCTCGATCTGGATGTCGGCTACGGGCTCTCCAATACGATGACCGTCAATGGCGGCACGGTGGCGATCAAGCGGGGCACGACTTTCACGGTGGATGCACCCACGCTCGTATTCGCGGGCACCGGTGGCACGGTGACTTCCTACGCCGGAACGGGTGACACCGCGACCCTCCAGGGCTTCGATGTCAACAGCACCGATATCCAGGTGAACACCGCGTCCACCGGCACCATCGACTCCAGCGTCGTGATTTCCACCCGCACCTATGGCTTCCGCTTCGATGTCAATGGTACGGGCAATCTTGTGGTGGCCGGTCCCATTACGGGAACCGGAGCCGCGGCAGGTGCAGTGGAGGCCGGCACCATGATCGGCACGGACAGCACGGCGATTTGGAAGCGCGGCTCGGGCAACCTCACCCTGACGGGTGCGAGCACGTTCACGGCGGGCACGAGCGTGCCCATGACCAGCATCCAGGATGGCTCCCTCACCCTTTCGGGGGGGAGCAACCGTTTGCCGGTGAACTCCGCGGTTTATCTGGGCAACACCGCCAACACGAGCGGCAAGCTCATCCTGAACGGCGTCGACCAGACCATCACGGGTCTTGCGAAGATCGGCACGGGAACCGCTTCCGCCGTTGTCGGCGCCTCCGCGGCGACCTCCACTCTCACGGTCAACAACACCAACGACTACGTCTTTTCGGGCAGCATCGGTGGAGCGACTCCGACCGAGAAAAACATCGCCATCGTGAAGAGCGGCACCGGCAAGCTCACGCTGTCCGGCACCAACACCTACTCGGGCGATACCACCGTCAGCGGTGGCATTCTCTCGCTGGGTGCGCCCTCGCTCGGCGATGCATCGAACCTGCGGGTCAGCGATGGCTCGGTCCTGGACCTCAATTTCTCCGGCACCGATACCGTCGGCAAATTGTATATCAATGGTCTCGAAACCACCGCGGGCACCTGGGGAACCAGCCTGTCCGGCGCCACGAACAAGGATGACATCCACTTCACGGGCACCGGCGTGCTGAATGTGACCGGGCTCGCGGCCGCCGCCTATGACAACTGGGCAACCCTCAAGGGGCTGGACTCCGGTAACAACGGCAAGACCCAGGACCCGGACAATGACGGTGTGAACAACTTCGAGGAGTTCGCCTTCGATGGCGATCCGAAGTCCGGTGTCTCCGACGGCAAGACCGTGGTGAAGGTGGCAACGGTCAACGGGCAGTCCGTTCTGACTTTGACGATGCCGATCCGCACCAACGCGGTGTTCCCCGGTCCGGTCAACCCGGGTGAACTGGTTTCGGCGAGTGTGGATGGTGTCATCTATCACATCCAGGCCGGATCGAATCTTGTGACCTTCCCGTTCGGAGTGGATCAGGTGTTAGGGTCCGATGTGACAAGCGGATTGCCAGCGAACCTGCCGCCGCTCACCTCGGGCTGGAGCTATCGCTCGTTCTATGTGCCGGGTTCCGATCCGGCGGGCAATCCGCGTATTTTCATGCGCGCGAAGGTCAACGAATGA
- a CDS encoding PQQ-dependent sugar dehydrogenase: protein MFKPVLLSLAVSAVPLVAKESYELSAPVAEGLDDPIELTVLPNGDLFVIEREGRVLRVCPTTGGTFEIAKFDVSALRSNDPDSPVAREEGLLGITLDPKFAANGRLYIYYSDPVKTINRLSRFVYRDGKIDRTSEKMLLEIPVERDRKVCHQGGSLAFGPDGLLYLSTGDNTNPFESNGYAPIDNRPDRVQFDAQRSSGNTNDLRGKVLRIRPTEDGYEIPAGNLFPKGTAKTRPEIYVMGCRNPYRISLDPKVGTLYWGEVGPDAGDNGPRGPRGYDEVNQARKAGNYGWPFVIANNLPYPIVDFTTGQPGGMTDPAAPKNPGARNTGLPVLPPANSAFIWYPYADSPEFPVMGKGSRNAMAGPVFYYNASRKWNILGKEDDHTLLTYDWARGRIWKAKLGEGEKLVSLTPFADKLVHPIDMEQAADGTIWVLEYGTNWWFNKDGRVRRLRPGTDNRAPELAAEAVAGQPGTFTVKNTSDADGDTVFVHWFLTTGAGEKDLGTEATVKVAEGSGTELRAVAADGKGGVTIKRFPLVKQDAQPALALELEGKPKSLGFGETVKFQVKAPSAPDAKTVSVRARYIPPTGHDAGGPEFAPGIQELVTSRLCLACHQVDQASVGPKYVDVALRYRDRADAVNYLKDRVLKGSTGDWGEVPMPAQAISEAEADKIVKAILHLGDGISATKGTLSGELKLPAAPANAAPGGAWEITAEATGYLTTRARVNAK, encoded by the coding sequence ATGTTTAAGCCCGTCCTCCTGTCTCTTGCCGTTTCCGCCGTGCCCCTTGTGGCCAAGGAATCCTATGAATTGTCCGCTCCCGTGGCCGAAGGCCTGGATGATCCCATCGAACTGACCGTCCTGCCGAACGGCGATCTGTTCGTGATCGAGCGCGAAGGCCGCGTCCTGCGTGTTTGTCCGACAACCGGCGGCACTTTCGAGATCGCGAAATTCGATGTTTCCGCCCTGCGTTCCAACGACCCGGACAGCCCGGTCGCGCGCGAGGAAGGATTGCTCGGCATCACGCTGGATCCGAAATTCGCAGCCAACGGTCGTCTCTACATCTACTACAGCGATCCGGTCAAAACCATCAACCGCTTGTCCCGCTTCGTATATCGCGATGGCAAGATCGACCGGACTTCCGAGAAGATGCTGTTGGAGATCCCTGTCGAGCGGGACCGCAAGGTCTGTCACCAGGGCGGTTCGCTGGCTTTCGGGCCGGATGGCCTGCTCTACCTCAGCACCGGGGACAATACCAATCCGTTTGAAAGCAACGGCTACGCGCCGATCGACAACCGGCCGGACCGCGTCCAGTTCGATGCACAGCGCAGCTCGGGCAATACCAACGATCTCCGCGGCAAGGTGCTGCGCATCCGCCCGACGGAGGATGGCTACGAGATTCCCGCCGGGAACCTTTTTCCGAAGGGCACGGCCAAGACCCGGCCGGAGATCTACGTGATGGGCTGCCGGAATCCCTACCGCATCTCGCTCGATCCGAAGGTGGGCACGCTCTACTGGGGTGAGGTCGGTCCCGATGCGGGAGACAATGGCCCGCGTGGGCCGCGAGGCTATGATGAGGTGAACCAAGCCCGCAAGGCGGGCAACTACGGCTGGCCCTTTGTGATCGCGAACAACCTGCCGTATCCGATCGTGGATTTCACCACCGGCCAGCCTGGCGGGATGACAGATCCCGCCGCGCCGAAAAATCCCGGCGCGCGCAATACCGGCCTGCCGGTGCTGCCGCCCGCGAACTCCGCCTTCATCTGGTACCCCTACGCGGACAGCCCGGAATTTCCCGTGATGGGGAAGGGCTCGCGCAATGCCATGGCGGGTCCGGTGTTTTACTACAACGCTTCCCGTAAATGGAACATCCTCGGCAAGGAGGACGACCACACGCTGCTCACCTACGATTGGGCCCGCGGCCGGATCTGGAAGGCCAAGCTGGGCGAAGGCGAGAAGCTCGTTTCGCTCACGCCCTTCGCCGACAAACTGGTGCATCCCATCGACATGGAGCAGGCTGCGGACGGCACGATCTGGGTGCTCGAATACGGCACCAACTGGTGGTTCAACAAGGATGGCCGCGTCCGCCGTCTGCGCCCGGGTACCGACAATCGAGCTCCTGAGCTCGCTGCGGAGGCCGTGGCGGGACAGCCGGGCACCTTCACCGTGAAAAACACGTCGGATGCGGACGGAGATACGGTGTTCGTGCATTGGTTCCTCACCACCGGAGCGGGCGAAAAGGATCTCGGTACGGAAGCCACGGTGAAAGTGGCGGAGGGCTCCGGCACCGAGTTGCGGGCGGTGGCCGCGGATGGAAAGGGTGGGGTGACGATCAAACGCTTCCCGCTGGTGAAGCAGGACGCACAGCCCGCATTGGCGCTTGAGTTGGAAGGAAAGCCGAAGTCGCTTGGTTTCGGGGAGACCGTGAAGTTCCAGGTGAAAGCTCCCTCCGCACCGGATGCGAAAACGGTGTCGGTCCGTGCCCGCTATATCCCACCCACGGGGCATGATGCGGGTGGTCCGGAGTTCGCGCCCGGGATCCAGGAACTGGTGACCTCGCGGCTGTGCCTTGCCTGCCATCAGGTGGATCAGGCTTCCGTGGGGCCGAAGTATGTGGACGTCGCCCTGCGCTACCGCGATCGCGCCGATGCTGTGAATTATCTCAAGGATCGTGTGCTGAAAGGCAGCACCGGCGATTGGGGCGAGGTGCCGATGCCGGCCCAGGCGATCAGTGAGGCGGAAGCGGACAAGATCGTGAAGGCGATCCTGCATCTCGGTGATGGGATCTCCGCGACGAAGGGCACGCTTTCCGGCGAGCTGAAACTTCCCGCAGCTCCTGCCAATGCAGCGCCGGGTGGAGCATGGGAGATCACTGCGGAAGCCACCGGCTATCTCACCACCCGCGCGCGCGTGAACGCGAAGTGA
- the priA gene encoding replication restart helicase PriA has translation MPNARVLIDGPSELVFDYAIPAGFPVQPGCRVRVPLRKKSATGTVLSLAESPQEDFALRELESLVDPEPLITPVLLKTGRWIADYYGSSLESVVRSLLPEAVRTEENSAKTRRIAVLDAPPAEDVLAKLEKRAARQHALLSLLMHAPDRRLAVADLGEGSNAALKALEKAGLLRIETEEVRRDPEADGVEEILESKPLVLTPQQAKALEVINESIATPGKPILLLGVTGSGKTEVYLQAAQHALDLGKTVLVLVPEISLTPQTVQRFKARFAGMQDKVAVLHSNLSQGERFDEWHRIRKGVARIVIGARSAVFAPLPDLGLILVDEEHENSYKQENPPRYHGRDVAVLRAAFEPCAVVLGSATPSLESWQNTRSGKYHLVRLDQRADGQSMPLVRVVDMKLEAMKQKGPHPILSDRLRTALERRLEKGEQSILFLNRRGFARSLQCPKCGHVCQCPHCAVALTYHRTDDRLVCHVCGHQAVVPRKCPECHDPSIVLQGYGTQKVEDVLQRLLPKAKFARIDADAMRRKHALRDTLNAFKAHKIDILIGTQMIAKGLHFPNVTLVGILNADVGLHVPDFRAGERTFQLLTQVAGRAGRGELEGEVIVQTFTPHSPSIQYARQHDFDGFSDQELEFRQQFSFPPFAHCAVLTARSTHERRAEFTLQTLHRRLLENAPPHLNIGEPLPSPLVKSHGQFRFQITLRGPAARPLSRHVQQVLEKTSLPDDVTVVFDMDAQNFS, from the coding sequence ATGCCCAATGCCCGCGTCCTGATCGACGGCCCCTCCGAGCTCGTCTTCGACTACGCCATTCCCGCCGGATTTCCCGTCCAGCCGGGTTGCCGCGTGCGGGTTCCGCTGCGGAAAAAATCCGCCACCGGCACCGTGCTCTCGCTTGCGGAAAGTCCGCAGGAGGATTTCGCCCTGCGAGAACTGGAATCGCTGGTGGATCCGGAGCCGTTGATCACGCCGGTGCTGCTGAAAACCGGACGCTGGATCGCGGACTACTATGGATCCAGTTTGGAGTCGGTGGTTCGGTCGCTGCTGCCGGAAGCGGTCCGCACGGAAGAGAATTCCGCGAAGACCCGTCGCATCGCCGTATTGGATGCTCCGCCTGCCGAGGATGTCCTGGCGAAGCTGGAGAAACGCGCGGCCCGTCAGCATGCTTTGCTGAGCCTGCTGATGCATGCTCCGGATCGAAGGCTGGCCGTGGCCGATCTGGGCGAGGGCTCGAATGCCGCCCTCAAAGCCTTGGAAAAAGCCGGGCTGCTGCGCATCGAAACCGAAGAGGTCCGCCGCGATCCGGAAGCCGATGGTGTGGAGGAAATCCTGGAATCCAAACCGCTCGTGCTGACACCCCAACAAGCGAAGGCACTCGAAGTCATCAACGAATCCATCGCCACACCGGGCAAACCGATCCTGCTGCTCGGCGTGACCGGTTCCGGCAAGACCGAGGTGTATCTGCAGGCCGCCCAGCACGCGCTCGATCTCGGCAAGACGGTGCTGGTGCTGGTGCCGGAAATTTCCCTGACCCCGCAGACGGTGCAGCGCTTCAAGGCGCGCTTCGCCGGGATGCAGGACAAGGTGGCGGTGCTGCACTCGAACCTTTCCCAAGGCGAACGCTTCGATGAATGGCACCGTATCCGCAAGGGTGTCGCACGGATCGTGATCGGCGCGCGCTCGGCGGTATTCGCGCCGCTGCCGGACCTCGGGCTGATCCTCGTCGATGAAGAGCACGAGAATTCCTACAAGCAGGAGAATCCGCCGCGATACCATGGCCGCGATGTGGCGGTGCTGCGCGCCGCTTTCGAGCCCTGCGCGGTGGTGCTGGGCTCCGCGACGCCCTCGCTGGAGTCGTGGCAGAACACGCGCAGCGGGAAGTATCACCTCGTCCGTCTCGACCAGCGCGCCGATGGGCAGTCGATGCCACTGGTGCGCGTGGTGGACATGAAGCTGGAGGCGATGAAGCAGAAAGGGCCGCATCCGATCCTGTCCGACCGGCTCCGTACCGCGCTCGAACGACGTCTCGAAAAAGGCGAGCAATCGATCCTGTTCCTGAACCGCCGCGGTTTCGCGCGGTCGCTGCAATGCCCGAAGTGCGGCCATGTCTGCCAATGTCCGCATTGTGCCGTGGCGCTGACGTATCATCGCACCGATGACCGCCTCGTCTGCCACGTCTGCGGCCATCAGGCGGTAGTACCACGCAAATGCCCGGAGTGCCATGATCCCTCAATCGTCCTGCAGGGCTACGGCACCCAGAAGGTGGAGGACGTGTTGCAGCGGTTGCTGCCCAAGGCGAAGTTCGCGCGCATCGATGCGGATGCGATGCGTCGCAAGCACGCGCTTCGCGACACGCTCAATGCTTTCAAGGCCCATAAGATCGACATCCTCATCGGCACGCAGATGATCGCGAAGGGGCTGCATTTCCCGAACGTGACGCTGGTAGGCATCCTCAATGCAGACGTGGGCCTGCATGTGCCGGATTTCCGCGCGGGCGAGCGCACGTTCCAACTGCTCACCCAGGTGGCGGGGCGTGCGGGCCGTGGCGAACTGGAAGGCGAAGTGATCGTGCAGACCTTCACGCCGCATTCGCCTTCCATCCAGTACGCGCGCCAGCATGACTTCGATGGCTTCTCGGATCAGGAACTGGAGTTCCGCCAGCAGTTCTCCTTCCCGCCCTTCGCCCACTGCGCGGTGCTCACGGCACGATCCACGCATGAACGGCGCGCGGAGTTCACGCTCCAGACATTGCACCGGCGCTTGCTGGAGAATGCACCACCGCATTTGAACATCGGCGAACCGCTGCCGTCACCACTGGTGAAATCCCATGGCCAATTCCGATTCCAGATCACCCTGCGCGGCCCGGCGGCGAGACCGCTGTCCCGTCACGTGCAGCAGGTCTTGGAAAAGACCTCGCTACCGGATGACGTGACGGTGGTCTTCGATATGGACGCGCAGAATTTCTCCTAA